The genomic region AAGGGGCGATAATAAAATGGCTCTGCTAGTTCGACGTTTTGAATTTTGGCAAACGGAAGGTCGATGTACTTGCGGGCGAAAACACCAGAACGGATTTCTATTTGTTGTTCGGTTAAGCGATATTGGAAAAAATAAAAGCTTAATATCGCCGACAACAATATTAACGTAACGCCACTGTAGATAACCGGCCACCAAAGTCCTGGATTTTCTTCAACTTTACTATAGAGAATCAGTAAGGCAGGGAGAATGTAGACGACGTTACCTAATACAGACCGCACCAACGCTTGCACAAAATAAATGATAGCCACTGGCGATATGCGTTGCCATTGTTGGCTTTTACTATTATCCATGCAAGCCTAAGTCCTTGTGCGAGAGAATGTACTGGCGAATATTTTCTGCAGTTTGAATAGATAAGCCCGGTATTTCAAAGGTGTAAGCCGCACCACCGGCACTAAAAACTTGTAAGTTAGCAAGCCCCGCTTGACGCTCAAGTGGACCCCGTTTTATTTCGACATGTTGAATTCGCAAAATTGGTTGAGTTACAACCGAGCGAAATACAAGGCCACTTTGGTAACTTAAATCTTGTTCTCGCAAGGCATAGCCTTTTTTCGGGTCAGCTATATGACGATACAGAGTGGTTAGCAGGCCAACAACCGCACTAATATAGAGCGCAATTTCTACAAGGCGCAATAGTTTGCTTGGTAAGGTTAGCCAAGGTTGATTGATTATTATGGCGCATACAGCCACGAATAATAGCGTCGTATAGAGGCTGACTTTGCGATGCAGAGGTGGATAAGCTATGGCCAGTGGTTGAAAGTCTAGCTGTTGCAAAGAGCTTAGCTGTGAGCTGTTGATCTGGTTGTTTGAAAACTCTGACATGAAGGTTAGTTTGGGTATGGATTAAAGTGAGTGCCGATACCCTAACCTAGCAAATAATCGAGCACTGTGTAAATTATTCTCTACCGAATGCTCATGCCGGTATTATCAACACAGGTGAGATCATTTCATTTGTTGTTTTTTGTACAAATTATTAAGCTGATTTAGTACCTCTATGCGGGGGGGATGTCATCAGAAGTTATCGCGCTGTGAGCTTTTGACTACATAATAACCATTGTTCACTTTAATCCTGTAAGCTTAATATATCGCTAGGCTTTATATTGATATTCATGGGCTTAGATATAACCTTTGGTTCTAAAATGCAATGTAAAACAATCTTTTTGTTGGTTTTTTTACCGCTATAATCGACATAACATGGCTTTTATCTCTGATTGTTATGTCAGGTGTTAGCGCTAACCGCAACAACTAGAATTCGCCAGATGTTTCATTCACAATGCTAGTAAGGGTATCTGTTTATGGGAACCACAACGACACAGACGTTAAGTTCGCAGCAGTTTAAAAACAAAATATTGCATCACTTAAATTTTACGTGTTCGCAGTCGGATTACCACAGTAATCCTAGCGCTTTACAGCGTGCCGTTTGCTTAGCTGTTAATGAAGTGATTTATGAAAAATTAACTGCCACCAATTCGTACCATCAACAACACAAAACGCGCTCGATAAATTATCTCTCACTAGAGTATTTAATGGGTCGTATGCTGTCGAACAATCTTCATAATTTGGATCTATTTTATATTGCAGAGCAAGCGGTTGCTGAGTTGGGTTTTCAACTTGAAGATTTGTTTGAGCAAGGGCATGACTTAGCTCTTGGCAATGGTGGTTTAGGCCGTTTAGCGGCTTGTTTTCTTGATTCATTAGCGACTATGGATTTCAGCGCTTTTGGCTATGGTATTCATTATCAGCATGGCTTGTTTAAGCAACAGTTTCACCAAGGCAGGCAAATTGAAACGCCAGACGAATGGCGTGAGTATGGCAATGCTTGGGAGGTCTGCCGGCCTGAAGCACAGCAAACTATAGGCTTATTTGGTAGTGTTGAAACCTTGATTGGTAATGACGGCAAAGAAAAAAAAGTCTGGCACCCAGGACAAACCATTAAAGGTGTTGCATGGGATATTCCTATTGTTGGTTATCGCTCAAAAACGGTAAACACCTTGCGCTTGTGGGAGTCGCGAGCTTCAAGTTTTTTTGACTGGGATGAGTTTAACTCTGGTGCTTACCAAGATGCACATGCTGCACAAAATGCGGCGGAAACCATATCAAAAGTTTTGTACCCAAATGATGAAACGCCAGCAGGTAAGGAGCTGCGCTTTATTCAACAGTACTTTTTCTGTGCCTGTTCCATCAAAGATATCATTCATCGTTACCAACAAATGCATGGTGATGATTGGTCATTTTTTGCCGATAAAATGGTCATTCAGCTTAATGATACTCACCCAACCATCGCTATTATTGAACTCATGCGCATTCTTATCGATGAACAAGGCTTTACATGGCATGAAGCGTTTGCGTTGTGCCGACAATGTTTTGCTTATACCAACCATACTCTATTGCCTGAAGCGCTAGAAGCATGGTCGTTAAGCATGTTTGAGCGTGTGCTACCTCGACATTTAGAAATTTTATATGCCACCAACGAATACTTCCTGAACGAAGAGGTGGCGACTAAGTGGCCTAATGATTTACAAGTTCGTCGTAAATTATCGTTAATTGATGAGGGTGAAGAAAAAATGGTGCGTATGGCGCATTTGTGTGTCGTGGCATCATTTAAAGTGAATGGGGTGGCGCAAATTCATTCAGATTTAGTGAAAAGTGATTTGTTTCCCGAATTCAACGCGTTATACCCTGAAAAGCTTACTAATGTGACTAATGGGGTTACGCCTCGGCGTTGGCTGAAAGCCTGTAACCCAGCGTTATCGCAGTTACTTGATGATAAAGTCAGTGTCGATTGGGCAAAAAATCTCGATCAGTTGCAAAAAATTGCAGAGTTTGCCGAAGATATGGATTTCCAACGACAGTTTATGGCGATTAAATATCATAATAAGCAAAAACTGGCGCAAGAGATTTTAAAAACAACCGGTATTGAAGTCGATGCTAACGCAATTTTTGATGTACAAATAAAACGCTTACACGAGTACAAGCGACAGCACCTCAATTTATTGCATATTTTATTGTTATATAGAAGGTTACTTGCTGATAGTGACTTTGATATGCATCCTCGTGTTTATATTTTTGGTGCTAAAGCTGCCCCTGGCTACTACTTAGCGAAAGAAATTATTTATGCCATTAACAAAGTCGCTGAAAAGATAAATAGCGATGAACGTATTAATGGCAAGCTGAAAGTCGTTTTTATGCCAAATTATCGCGTATCTCTTGCTGAAAAAATTATTCCCGCAGCGGATGTATCAGAGCAAATATCTACTGCTGGTAAAGAGGCTTCTGGTACGGGGAACATGAAATTAGCACTAAATGGCGCGATTACCATTGGTACCCTTGATGGCGCGAATGTGGAAATTGCTGAAGAAGTAGGTGCTGATAATATCTTTATATTTGGCAATAGTGTTGAGCAAGTTAAAGCATTAGAAGCAGATTACAATCCATACCATTTTTACGAAACCAATAAAGAATTAAAAGCGGTATTAGATTGGTTGCATAGCGATTATTTTACACCGGGAGCAGCAGGCCAATTATCCGCTATTTCGTACAGCTTGCTTGAAGGTGGCGATCCTTATCGAGTGCTGGCCGATTTTGCTGATTATTGTCGAGCCAATGCTGAACTTGATTTGGCTTATAAAGATAAGAGTCGTTGGGCAAAAATGGCTATTCTTAACACCGCTAAGATGGGCAAATTCACCTCAGATCGGTCGATACGAGATTATGTCGACAATATTTGGCGATTGTCAGCGATGAGCTAGCTTCAGCAAATGTAACCTGATATAGATATCAGTTAGATATATCAATAATGAAAATAATAAAGGATAAATAAGTGCAGCAACAAATTGATGCCATTAAACAAGCTCAGCACGACAACCCGTTTGCATTTCTTGGCATGCATGTAAATAAACAAGGCTATATTGTCATTAACACCTTTCAACCAGGGGCTAAAGCGGTATCGGTGGTCGATAATAAAGGCAAGGCAGTGCTTAACATGCAGAAAGTTGATGCCAGTGGCTTTTTTTCTGTGGTCACCAAAAGCCAGCAACGTTTTGATTATCAACTAGATGTACAGTTCGAAGCTGCTAATCAGCGCTTTAGTGATCCATACGCTTTTTCGCCGGTATTAGGTGACTTAGATATTTATCTATTTAATGAAGGTCGACATAAAACACTGTACAAAAAACTTGGTGCGCATTGTATTGAGCATGAGGGCGTTAAAGGGGTTAGTTTTGCTGTTTGGGCTCCTAATGCTAGCAGTGTTGCCGTGGTCGGTGACTTTAATCATTGGGATGGCCGTCGCCACTTAATGCGCAAGCGCCTTGATAGTGGCATTTGGGAGATTTTCATTCCTGAAAATGCCTGCAGCACCCCGGTTCAAGCAGGTTGTCATTACAAGTTTGAAATAAAAGACAGTGCAGGTCATTTGTTGCCATTAAAAGCCGATCCTTATGGCGTGCAAACACAATATCGCCCAGATACGAGTTCGGTGATCAGCGCGGAACAAGCGTTTTCGTGGCATGATAGACTTTGGATGGAGCAACGAGCAGCACGCCATGCGCGAGATGCGGCTATTTCAATCTACGAAGTCCATTTAGGTTCATGGCAAAAAGACGAGCATAATGAATTTTTAAATTATCGAGAGCTTGCCAATCGCCTTATTCCTTACACTTTAGATATGGGGTTTACTCATATTCAATTAATGCCAGTTAGTGAATACCCTTTTGATGGCTCATGGGGTTACCAGCCAGTTGGTTTGTTTGCACCAACGGCTCGTTTTGGCACACCGGAAGACTTTAAATATTTTGTCGATGCATGTCATAGTGCAGGCTTAGGATTGTTAATTGACTGGGTACCAGGTCATTTCCCTGTAGACTCGCACGGTTTAGCTAAGTTCGATGGCACTTGTCTGTACGAACATGAAGATATGCGCAAAGGTTTTCATCCCGACTGGAATACCTTGATATATAACTATGGCAGAACTGAAGTTGCTAATTTTTTGCGAGCCAGTGCGTTGCATTGGCTTGATACCTATCATGTTGATGGTATTCGAGTCGATGCCGTAGCATCCATGCTTTATCTTGATTACAGTCGAGAAGATGGTGAGTGGCTTCCTAATGAGCACGGTGGTAACGAAAACCTTGAAGCAGTCGCATTCATCAAGGCATTCAATGAGGAGTTGTATGCTGATTATCCAGGCGCTTTTTCTGTTGCAGAGGAGTCCACATCATGGCCGTCGGTGTCACGTCCAACCTCAATGGGAGGCCTAGGCTTTGGCTATAAGTGGAACATGGGCTGGATGAACGATACGTTACAATACATCAGTAGAGACCCTATTCATCGCCAACACCACCATAATGAAATCAGCTTCGGTTTGGTTTATGCGTTTGATGAAAACTTTATTTTACCAATAAGTCACGATGAGGTCGTGCATGGCAAAGGTTCTATCCTTGGTCGCATGCCAGGCGATGAATGGCAACGTTTTGCCAATTTGCGCGCATATTACGGTTTCATGTGGACCCATCCAGGTAAAAAACTGCTGTTTATGGGGAGCGAATTCGCTCAGCAAGCCGAGTGGAACTTTGAACACTCTTTAGATTGGCACTTACTTGAGTACGATAACCACAAAGGTATCCAGCAATTAGTTAAAGACCTCAACAAACTTTACAAATCGATACCCGCATTACATCAAAAAGATTGTGAGCATGATGGATTTCAATGGATTGATTATGAAAATTCCAGTCAATCGATATTCAGTTACATCCGTTATGGAGAGGCGGGAACCAATCCGGTACTGGTGGTTTGTAATTTTACCCCAACCGTTCATCACCAGTTTCGTATTGGTACGCCACTCGCAGGGTTTGCTAAAGAAGTGTTTAACTCAGATGCTAGCTTGTATGGTGGCAGTAATGTTGGCAATGTTTATGGTTGCGCGAGTCAATATATTGCATCTCATGGCTTTGAACATTCATTTGAAATATCTATACCTCCATTAGCAACCTTGGTATTTGAAATACAATCTTAACAAATGAGGCGCAAATGCAAGTACTTCCTGGACATCAATACCCTCTTGGAGCACATTATGATGGCCAAGGTACCAATTTTGCGCTGTTTTCTGCCAACGCCACAAAAGTGGAACTGTGTTTGTTTGATCAGCAAACCGAGAGTGAAATTGCGCGGATAGAGCTTTGTGAATATACCGATGAGGTATGGCATATCTATCTGCCAACTGTTAAGCCGGGATGCTTATATGGCTACCGAGTTCATGGCCCTTATGCGCCACATCAAGGCCATCGTTTTAATTCAGCAAAATTGCTAATAGACCCATACGCTAAAAAGCTTAATCGGCCATTCAGCTTCGACGACACCCTCTATGGTTTTGATACTCAATCAAGGCAGCAAGACTTACTGATCGATGATACCGACAATGCCGCGGTGATGCCTAAGTGCGTGGTGGTGGAGCCTTTACAGCCTATCAAGCACCACAGATATTCACGTTATACAAGCAACAGTCAAACCATTATTTATGAAACTCATGTTAAAGGATTTACCAAGCTTAACAAAGAGGTGCCGTTGCAACAACGTGGTACTTACAGCGGTTTGGCGCACGCGAGTGTGTTGCAATACCTGCAAAACTTGGGGATTAGTGCGGTAGAGTTACTGCCTGTGCATGCGTTTGCCGATGAATCTTTTGTCTTAGAAAAAGGCTTAAAAAATTATTGGGGCTATAACTCAATCGCTTTTTTTGCACCTGAGGTGCGCTATAGCACAGATAACGATATTGGCGAATTTCAGCGCATGGTTGCAACCATGCACGAAGCTGGGCTCGAAGTGATTCTTGACGTGGTATATAACCACACGGCTGAAGGAAACCATTTAGGGCCGACCTATAGCTTTAAAGGCATCGATAACGCTAGCTATTATCTACTTGATCATGAAGATAAGCGTTATTATGTCAACCACTCTGGTTGCGGTAACACCCTTAATATTGCTCATCCTAGGGTATTACAAATGGTGATGGACAGTTTAAGGTACTGGGTGGAAGTCATGGGGGTTGATGGCTTTCGTTTTGATTTAGCGCCTATTTTAGGTCGTAAAAACCGCCACGATAGTGATGCCTTTGATCGACAAAGTAGCTTTTTTACAGCTTTAAGGCAAGACCCTGTTTTGGCCAACGTACGCTTAATCGCCGAACCATGGGATATAGGCCATGGTGGTTACCAACTTGGCCAGTTCCCAGGGAATTGGCTGGAGTGGAATGATCGATTTCGCGATGCCGTGCGACGCTTTTGGCGTGGTGATGAAGGAATGGTGCCAGAGCTTGCACGTCGCTTACACGGCAGTGCTGATTTATTTGAGCATCATGGACGTCGCCCTTATGCTAGCGTCAATATGGTAACGAGCCATGATGGCTACACATTACATGATTTAGTGACCTATGAGCAGCGTCATAATCATGCCAATGGCGAAGCAAACCGAGATGGTCACGGTAGTAATTTCAGCTGTAATTATGGTGCTGAAGGAGAGACCTCTGATTTACGTACTCTACAAGTGCGACGACAACAAAAGCGCAATATTCTCGCAACGTTGTTTTTCGCGCAAGGTACGCCGATGTTGTTAGCGGGCGATGAACGTAATCATACTCAACAAGGCAATAATAACGCTTACTGTCAAGATAATGAGATGACTTGGCTAACATGGCATAAGGAGGATCTGCAGCAAGTTGAGTTTGTTAGGCAATTGATTGATTTGCGTAAGCAGCACCCATTATTAAATCGCTTGCACTATCAACATGGGCGGCAGATATCGACTAGGACGGGTTTAAAAGATCTAAGCTGGTTTAATTGTCATGGTGAACCGATGGACGAGAGCAATTGGCACAATAAGGCGTTGAAAAGCTTTGCGATGATGTTAGCAGATACTGAACATGAACCGTTGGTTGATGATGGCTTGCTGATTATTTTTAATGCGCACAGCCACGTAACCCAATTTCAGTTGCCTCATTTATTGGGGAGCTGGTCACAAATTATTGACACGGCTAACGAGCAAGCCCCTTTTTTACGCAGGCAAATTAGCGATACCCTGCTAACGATAGCTCCACATAGCACTCATGTGCTGAGTTACAGTCACACGGGACAATAGGATTTACCATGACAGCACTGCATATGCTTGCCCAACAAGTCGGTTTTCACCTAGGTTACCACGGTTTTTTTAATAATTGGGTGACGGTCAATGATGACGCATTAACAGCGTTGCTAACAGCCATGGGCTACGATGTTAGTAGTCCGCAGGCGATGCTGGATGCTACACAAGCGCTTCAATATCAGTCTTGGCTTAGGTTATTACCAGCGAGTCAGATTATTAATGAAGAAGACGAAAAATATCAGGTAACGGTGAGTGTAAAAGCGAGTGATTTATCTGAATGGTTGAGCTGGCGCTTTGATTTAGAAACTGGTCAAGTAATGACGGGACGTTGTGATGCACAGCAGCTTTCCGTTATTGAGCAACGTCACATTGATAATGAGCTTTATCTGCGGTTAACGTTACCGTTACCGAAAATAGACCAAGGGTATCATCGGTTATCGGTTGCCTTAGGTAAGCAACAAGCACAATGTTATGTCATTGTAGCCCCAAAAATGTGCTTAGTGCCGAGTGATATTGCTGACTATCGGATGTGGGGCTTGGCGGTACAGCTATATTCTTTGAAATCACAGCAAAGTTGGGGGATCGGTGACTTTGGTGATTTGCGCCGCTTGGTTAATGGCGCTGCTAGCCAAGGCATAGCGGCTATTGGCTTAAACCCTCTACATCCTTTGTTTCCGGCAAATCCCAACCATATTAGCCCGTATTCACCAAGCAGTCGCAGTTTTTATAATGTCAGTTATATTGACGTTTGTTCTGTTGATAACTTTAGTGACTGCCAAGCTGCGCAGCAATTGGTTCATTCTGAGGAATTTCAGCAACACTTAGCTCGTGCGAATCAAGCGCAATTGGTTGATTACAGCTATGCCGCACACCTTAAGCAGCAAGTGCTAGAGCTACTGTACCAAGATTTTGTCGATAATTGGCAAGATAGTGACTTTGCGATGGCCTATCGCGATTTTATATGCACCATTGGCGATGATTTGTTGGCGTTAGCGACATTTGATGCATTGCATGAGCATTTTCAGCAACAAGATGGAGGGGCTCATAGTTGGCAATCTTGGCCATTGGAATATCAAGATTATCACAGCGCTTCGGTGCTTGAATTTCAGCAGCAACATATTGAGCGTATTGGCTATTTTCAATTTTTACAATTTATTGCAGAAAGGCAGCTGGCTAAGGTCGCGAAAGATGCTAAACAACATGGCATGCCAATAGGTCTTTATCTGGATTTGGCTGTTGGCTGTGATGGTGGTGGTGCCGATGTGTGGGCTGATAAGCACAGCTATGTTGCTGGAGTTAGTATTGGTGCACCGCCTGATGCGATGAACCGTTTAGGGCAAAGCTGGGGGCTTACACCGATGAACCCAGTTACCTTGCAAGAACAAGGTTACCAACCTTTAGTCAAAGCGCTACGCAGCAATATGCGTCATGCAGGTGCGCTGCGGATTGATCATATTTTAGGGTTGCTACGACAATATTGGGTGGCACCTGGTATGGCAGCCGACCAAGGCGTATATATAAGTTTTCCTGTCGATGATATTTTTCGCATTATTGCTTTAGAGTCACATCGCAATCGGTGTGTGGTTGTTGGTGAAGATTTAGGTAACATACCAGATGGCTTTCGCGCTGTTATGGCTAAAGCTGGCTTATTATCTTATCGTGTATTGCCTTTTGAACGTTGGCCAAGTGGTTTGTTTTTTCGGCCTGAAATATATCCAGAGTTGGCAATGGCGACAGTTGCCACACATGATTTACCACCTTTGTTGGGATGGTGGCATGGTAATGATCTCGATTGGCGACAAAAATTAAATTTGTATCCAAACCAAGGCATAGCAGATGAAGAAAGACACAATCGCACTCAAGCGAAACAGCAGTTGCTGGCGGCGCTAGAATTTGAAGGTTTATTATTAACGACAGAAGATAAACAAGCGACACGTTCAATAAGCCAGCAGTGTTTAGTTGAGGCGGTGCAGCGGTTTTTGGCAAGAACCCCTAGTGCCATGTTGATGGTGCCTCTTGAGGATGCTCTGAACTTAACTGAGCAGGTAAATATTCCAGGTACCGTTGATGAGCACCCTAATTGGCGTCGACGTATGCCGTATAAGCTCGATGAGCTTTGGTCGCAGCAAAGCTTACAGCAGCTAATCAAAATTATGACACAAGAGCGACCTAAATCATCAACTTAGGTCGTTTAGGTAGGTTGAGAGTATGCTAAATACGGATATATTAAGCGACCGGTTCGCCATTTCGTGCTTGTAGCAGTCGGTACCAATCTTCTCGGCTGTAGCCAATATCAAGTGCGCGCATGGCGGCATTAATACGTTGTGGGTTTGTTGAGCCAATAATTGGGCAGATATTAACAGGGTGCTTCATTAACCATGCAAGCATGACGATCCATTTTTCTTCGTTGTAAATTTGGGCCTGACGATCTAATTCTTGGTGGATGCGAGCGATATCTGTTTCGCTAAAAGTATTTCCCCATGCTTCGTAAACAACGGTTGCGATAGGACACCAGGCCATAGCGGTGATATTATCCTTAAAGCATTGATCTAGAGTGCCATTTTCGAAAGCATCGACATTGTGAATGTTGATTTCTACTTGATTAGCAACCAATTTTTCTTGGGTGAATGATTGCAGCATGGTCAGCTGCGATGGTTTAAAGTTGCTCACGCCAAACTGTTTTACTTTCCCTTGTCGCTTTAATTGCTCAAAAGTTTCTGCGACTTCGTGTGGATCAAACAAATAATCAGGGCGATGTAATAAAAAGAGATCCAGCGCATCGACATTCAGTCGCTTGAGTGAGGCTTCGACTTCACTAATTAAGTGTTGTTTGCGAAAGTCATAGCGCTTTACACTATCTGGTTTACTTTCCACGGCAAAACGAATGCCAGCTTTACTGGTGATAATCAGTTTATCGCGCAATTCTGGCGATTCTTTCATAACCTCACCAAAAATGCTTTCGCATTGGCCGCCGCCGTAAATATTGGCATGATCAAAATGATTATAACCCGCGTCAATTGCTGTACGGATAGCGTGTTTGCCTTGAGCTACCGCTTGCGATGAACCATCACCATTGATGCGCATGCAACCGTAAACTAATCGAGATGATGGTAATGTTAAATGACCTATTTGAACTTGTTTGGCTGTGCCCATAGCAATACGTACCTTTGAATCGGTGTGATAAAGAGTGATAAACCACTATATTGTCGCTTTCAAGAGGGGCGTTTTCAAGACTAATTATCAGGGCTAGTTTTTTCCTGTGAATTTATTTGCTACTGTACCTGTTAACGTATTTTTTAACTTTTGGGGTGGCATTTCGATGTCGAAAGAGCGTTCAAATTGGCACAACCTATTTATTTATCTACTGGCCTTTAGCAGTGGCTTTTCTATTATGGGCATCGAGTTGTTGGGGGGTCGTATTCTTGCGCCTTACTTTGGTTCAAGCGTGCATGTTTGGGGCAGTATCATCACTGTATTCATGTTAGCGCTATCATTGGGTTATTTACTTGGTGGTCGTTGGTCTTTACATCAACCGTCATTGAAAAAGTATGGCGTTATTTTTATCGCGGCTGGATTAACGTTGTTGCCGTTAATACTCGCAGCGACAACGATGTTAGAGTGGGTGTTTACTTACTTTGATGATGCTCGCTACGGCTCGTTAATTGCGTCTTTGCTATTGTTTTTTATTCCGACGGTGATCCTCGGCATGATTTCCCCTTACTCGGTACGTTTGTTGGTGACTAATGAGCACGAAAGTGGTCATGTAGCGGGTATCCTTTATTTTGTGTCAACATTAGGTTCAGCTCTGGGCACCTTAGCGACATCGTTTTACTTAGTCTTATGGTTTGAAGTGAATACCATTTTGGTGACCTTTTGTACGCTATTGGCGTGTATTGGTCTTCTAGCGGTATTGGTCAGTTTTTGGGAGAGCAAATATGCCAAAGTTGCTTTGCAAGCATAACGTCGCATTTAGCGTTTTTTTAGCGACGATATTGTCATTTGCTACATCACCAGCTGTTGCCAAAGTCATCAAAGAAGAACGTTCTTTGTATCGTAATATATTGGTGGATGAACACGGTGAACGACGCTGTTTAAAGTTCTCCGTCAAGCGACGTACCTCGAGTCAGTCGTGCATTAACTTAAAACAGCCTAATAAGTTGGTATTTGATTACACAAAATTTATGATGGCTTCGTTGGTGTTTCACGCTAAGCCAGAACGAGTCCTCATTATTGGTTTAGGCGGTGGCACATTATCGAATGTATTACTGGATATGTACCCTAATATTGAGATTGATAATGTAGAAATTGATCCGGCGGT from Thalassotalea sp. Sam97 harbors:
- a CDS encoding aldo/keto reductase family oxidoreductase; this encodes MGTAKQVQIGHLTLPSSRLVYGCMRINGDGSSQAVAQGKHAIRTAIDAGYNHFDHANIYGGGQCESIFGEVMKESPELRDKLIITSKAGIRFAVESKPDSVKRYDFRKQHLISEVEASLKRLNVDALDLFLLHRPDYLFDPHEVAETFEQLKRQGKVKQFGVSNFKPSQLTMLQSFTQEKLVANQVEINIHNVDAFENGTLDQCFKDNITAMAWCPIATVVYEAWGNTFSETDIARIHQELDRQAQIYNEEKWIVMLAWLMKHPVNICPIIGSTNPQRINAAMRALDIGYSREDWYRLLQARNGEPVA
- a CDS encoding fused MFS/spermidine synthase, giving the protein MSKERSNWHNLFIYLLAFSSGFSIMGIELLGGRILAPYFGSSVHVWGSIITVFMLALSLGYLLGGRWSLHQPSLKKYGVIFIAAGLTLLPLILAATTMLEWVFTYFDDARYGSLIASLLLFFIPTVILGMISPYSVRLLVTNEHESGHVAGILYFVSTLGSALGTLATSFYLVLWFEVNTILVTFCTLLACIGLLAVLVSFWESKYAKVALQA